The genomic interval CTTGCGCCGCATTTGCATATGCTTTTTCCATTTCAGATGGCGGCACTTTAATCAAGTAGTTTCCTTGCACTTTGTCAAATAGCCCTGCATAATATTCAAGTGCCCCGTCTCCCTCGTTTTTGACTCTGGTCAATATCTCGCTTACCGTCTTGCCGCAATCAGGCGCAGCTGGGCGCTGGAACAAGTTTGTGGTGTCCGCTTCTTCAAGCCTCAAAATTCGTATTGGCATGGCTGTCCCATACCCTAATCCTGCTTTAGTTTTTGCCTGTGTGAAGTAATTCGCCCATTTTTTCACTCCTTTTTAGTTAGCCTAATTTACGTTCCATCTGCTTCTTTGTCTTTTTTGTTTTTCCCACTTTTTTCCCACTTGCCTACAATTAAGGCACTTAAGTTTAAAAGGCTTTTGGTGGTCAAAAAAGAATAGAAATGTTGAATATAGCCTAAACTTTCTCTATTGCCGCGTTCTTTGCAGCCTTTTCCCTAATGAGAATTGCTCTTAGCTGTGTTGGCTTTGCCTTGCAGCTTGACAAATCAACCAGAGCCTTCCATGTAGCAACTCTCCCCCGGTCCGAGGAAAGCGACTCGGACTGGATGAGGTCAACTCCCTGCCTTGCAAGCACCGTCAGCACGCGCATCAGAGAGCCTGGGGCATCTGAAAGCGTTACGTGCACTATGTGCAGGTCATCTCCCGCTGCCGCAAATGGCAGAATTGTCAGGTATTTTTTTTCCGAGTTGACACTCACAAGAACGTGCGAACCGTCCTTGATGCTTAGCACCTCGCGAAATGCCTGCGGCACAAGAAGCCTTCCCTTGCCATCTATTTTTGCGATTTCAGAGCTTGACGTATTCATCCCCTCGAGGCATTTTGTTCAACCAATCGAATTCCCACTTGTCAAACTATGCCCTCTTCCCTTTTTTCCCATTACCAAGTGCGACTCTGCAATACTCTTCTGCATCATCAACATGGTGCTCGATTTTTGTTTTTGGGGCAGTTCTGATGAATATAACCACAAGCCGCAAAATAAGGGCGATTATCGCAAGCCAGAAAAACGCAACGCCCCATGGGCGAACATCAAAACCTATGTCAGGCTTTGTTTCGATAATGTAAAAATGTATGATTGTCAGGACAAGGCCTGCGTACCCTGTTGTCTGAAGCGCCTTCCATTTCTCATAGCCCATTTTTCTTACGGCACTCGCCGTTGAGGTTATGGCCATTGCGGCAAAAACAATCAGCGCAACCAATCCTGTGCTCAATGCGGCAAATTTAGGGTGTTGCGTGTTAAAGAACACTCCGTAATCGCCTTTGTAAAATTCAACAAATGAGTAGATTGCATGAACAAGTGCGAAAACAAACCCAATCACTCCAACGGGCTTTCTAAAGTACAAATAACTGCAAAAAATGCGCGGCCAGAGCCTTGAGAGCGGGCCAAGTATGAACGCTATTGAAATCAGCCCAATTGCCTCAAGCGCAACCACTTTGTTGAACTCGCGAATGGAATTTTGTACGTCAACAAAGGTCAGTACTTTAACTAGCTTTCCAAACTCTAGCTGTTTAGTTTTTTTGTCATATGCCGTGTAGAAAAAAAGCAATGACAAAAAAACCGCTATCACAAGCAGATACGGATATGCTCTCCTATCAATTATTGCCATGTTATGGTGTTGTTTTTCCCCTATTAATACTTTTGTGTCGGCATCGATCTCACTATATCGTCATTGGCGATTTGTGCGGTTCTTGTATCCTGAAAGAAAACCCTCTTTTTAGCCAAAAAGTTCCATGCTACGAACTTATATACTTTGGCATCATAACACCTCGCATGATTAATGCATTTCGGGAGGATTACATCCGCGCAATATTCGTGCTCTGCGAGAATGGAGCTGGTCGGGATATCCCCTGCGGCATCAGAAGCAAGCAGCTTGTCACTTATCTTGGTGTAAGCAAGAACACGGTTTCCGAGATGTTATCAAGGCTTAGGCTTGAAGGATATGTGGAGTATGAAAACTACGGTGCAATAAATCTGACTCAAAAGGGAAGAAAACTTGCAAGAAGTCTAACTGCAAAGCATCGGCTCATAGAATTATTCCTGACAAAAATCTTTCATCGCGATCCGCTGCGTGTCCACTTGGAGGCTTGCGCACTTGAGCATGACTTTTCAAAAGAAAGCCTTGCGGCAATGAAAAACATGCTTGGACATCCAAAATTTGACCCGCACGGCAAACCAATTTACGCATAATACTCAATTGTCAAACCCTGCAACTGGATGCAAATCCAATTTAATTCAACCCTAGAGTCAATCCCATGTCAAACATTACAACATTCCGCCTTAGCTCTTTCCTTTCAAGCATTTCGCTATCAATCAGCTTGCTTGCAAGCCCCAAGTTCTGGGCTTTTTTCGGCACCGGCCTTATTGTCAGCGTTGCCTACATGGACCCTGGCAACTGGGGAACCTCGATTTCGGCTGGCGCCCAGTTCAACTACGACTTGCTCTGGGTAGTCTGGATGTCTTCTGCAATGGCTATGCTTTTTCAATACCTGTCTGGAAAAATAGGGCTTGCGGGGTATTCTGTGGCGGAGCTTGTGAAAGTCAAGCTGAAAAGCCGTTTGCTTGTTTTTTTCTACTGGCTTCTTGCCGAAATCGCCATTCTTGCAACCGACCTGGCTGAATTTTTGGGAATTGTTGTTGCGCTAAACCTCCTATTTGGCATACCTCTGCTTGAGGGCTGCTTTATCGCAATACTTGATGTTCTGTTGCTTCTTTTTCTCACAAGGAAGAACTTTCGCACACTTGAATATGCATTCATTCTTTTTGTTTCGGTCATAGGGTTTGGCTATGTTTACGAAATATTCATCACAAGACCTGATTTGGGCTTGATTGCAACCCACTCTATCACTCCGCTTCTAAACGGTCAAACCGCACTTATCGCGGTTGGCATAATAGGGGCGACAGTCATGCCGCATGCGCTTTTTGTCCACTCCTGGCTTTTGAAAAACAAAATGGCAGAAAGAAATGGCGCGGCATCCGGGGAAAAAATTGCTGGAGCATCAAGCTCAAAACAACCTTTTCTTGTGGATGGGGGCAAAAGGATTGGCGTAAACGAGGCGCTTGCCTACCACAAGCTTGACAATGTCCTCTCGCTTTTCATCGCAGGCCTGATTAACGCCGCAATCCTGATTATGGCAGCCGCAGCCTTTTAC from Candidatus Parvarchaeota archaeon carries:
- a CDS encoding metal-dependent transcriptional regulator, whose translation is MPCRKKAMTKKPLSQADTDMLSYQLLPCYGVVFPLLILLCRHRSHYIVIGDLCGSCILKENPLFSQKVPCYELIYFGIITPRMINAFREDYIRAIFVLCENGAGRDIPCGIRSKQLVTYLGVSKNTVSEMLSRLRLEGYVEYENYGAINLTQKGRKLARSLTAKHRLIELFLTKIFHRDPLRVHLEACALEHDFSKESLAAMKNMLGHPKFDPHGKPIYA
- a CDS encoding divalent metal cation transporter, which codes for MSNITTFRLSSFLSSISLSISLLASPKFWAFFGTGLIVSVAYMDPGNWGTSISAGAQFNYDLLWVVWMSSAMAMLFQYLSGKIGLAGYSVAELVKVKLKSRLLVFFYWLLAEIAILATDLAEFLGIVVALNLLFGIPLLEGCFIAILDVLLLLFLTRKNFRTLEYAFILFVSVIGFGYVYEIFITRPDLGLIATHSITPLLNGQTALIAVGIIGATVMPHALFVHSWLLKNKMAERNGAASGEKIAGASSSKQPFLVDGGKRIGVNEALAYHKLDNVLSLFIAGLINAAILIMAAAAFYNTGFEVATIDQAYRTLTPLFGPLASLVFALALLSAGISSSITGTLAGQSIMESLTDFKLSPLVRRVITRVVNLIPLLVAILLGIEPLQILVYSQVALSLLIPLPLIPLIYFSSKKEFMKELANRKITTYVASTFALVILAFNGYLLYSTFVGA